DNA sequence from the Nicotiana tomentosiformis chromosome 3, ASM39032v3, whole genome shotgun sequence genome:
gaattggATATCAAAAAACTCAAGGCTTTAACCCTTGTTTAATGGAATCGCCTAGGAATGAGTGGGATCTATTTGGCATAAATTGATTATTTTCAATCGCAACTCTTTTACATTTGGGAAAATCTTAAAGAGTAGATATTACCCAACTATTGGGAAATATTGGGTAGTCACTTAGaaaccatttgcatatcaaagaaccttccattagaaatatatcatattaacagcggtagcattacattccatcaatggggacacaaccttggttttcttaatcaaattaattactTGTCTTCATTTCACTCAATTACAACATTCTTTTTTTTAGCTAATGGAACAGAATTACAAattaagtcaagtttcacactactcaagtaaccttttcacacctattccctgtgggattcgaccccaacctagttgggttattatatttgacatcgaccgCTTTACACTATTTATTaaggtgtaatttgagcgtatcaaattttggcgccgttaccGGGGAATACGGTCTTGAAATTACTATTTGGTGTGTGCTTTAATTCACATTTTTATTCCATCATACTTTGCTTGCTTTGCTTGGTGTGCTAGATAAACATGGCAGAGTATGACGAAGAAGAGAATCCTTTTGCGGATATAGATGAGTACATCGAGGACACAAATGCCATTGTCCCTCCACGAGTTGAGTCTGCTACCTTCAAAGTGGAACATGGTTTGATCCTAATACTTAAAGCAGAGGCGTCTTTTAGGAATTCTACCGATGATGATCCAACACAACATCTTAGAAACTTCTTGGGTGTGTGTGTGATGCACAAACAGAACAACGTGTCAAATGATGCCCTAATACTGAGGGTATTCAAGTACTTACTAGTTGGAGAGGCAAGGAAATGGATCCAAAATCTACCACCTCACTCTATTCACTCTTGGCCTGAACTAATTCATGCTTTCCTAGCCAAATGGTTCCCACAAAGCAAGAAATCCGAGCTCAAGgataaaattttcttcttcaagcaACTACCGGGAGAACACCTACATGAGGTGTGGGATCGGTTCAAGCTATACCTAGTGAGGTCGCCTAATCATGGTTTTCCGGATAAAATCTTATTAGAAAAGTTTTACATGGGTTTGGATCAGTTGAACCAATCCATAGCAAAGAATGCGGCGGATGGATCTTTTATGGACAAAACATTCACAAGGATCACACAAATTCTCGACAAGATGGTAGAACACAATCAAGCTTGGCACTCGAAAGATACCACGGGTGGAATTGCATACGGTACTCCCTCTTTGACCAACATGATTAAGGAGAACCAAGAGAGAGATCAAGTAATTGCCGATCTTGACACAAACATTAATGTGTTAACCAAGATGTTCACTGAAAACCAAACTAAAAAGGTAAATGTTGTAGAAGATGTGCAACCCTTGTCAAACGAAGATTGCGAGGAGGCAAACTATGTCCATAATTCTCAAGGTGGTTATCGCCAACAAAATCAATGGAGGCCTGACCCGCAAAGGCAAGGCCATCAACAGTGGCACAATGATCAAGGTGGATCAAGTCAAGGTAATtggagcaacaacaacaacaactatgcaAACCGGAGTTCAAACCCCTATGTTCCACAAAAGGGGCAATACTTTAACTCATCGCATTATAAGGAAGGTTCTTCAAGTGAGTCCAAGTTGGAGAGCATACTTGAAAGAATATTGCAAAATCAAGAAAGAGGCGACACTACAATGAAAAATATGGCCGAACTTGTGGGGTCACACACCGCATCCATACAAAAGCTAGAAATGCAAATGAGAGATTTGTCAAGAGAGAATAATCCAAAGCCGAAGGGCACACTCCCAAGTGACACAATTGCAAACCCTAAAGGAAATGAGAGTGGTCCAACTTCTTATTCCATGGCAATCACCACGCGAAGCGGAAAGGTACTTCAAGGAGAAAATGAACAAATTGTTGGAGTAGATGATCTTGAGCAAGAGGTTGAAGCACAAGTTGAAGTGCGTATTGTTATTGAAGTTGAAAAGCTCCCAAAAGGAGTAAAAGTCCAAGAAGAAAATCATAAAAGGGTAAAGGAAGGCGAAAGAGACACCAAAAGCTCTAGCAGAAATTCCTAGACCTTCCCCTCTATTCCCTCAAAGACTTTCTTGGAGGGTTGATGATAGCAAATTCGAAAACTTTTACGACATTCTCAAGCAATTGTCGGTGAACATACCATTTGTGGAAGCCTTTCAAGAGATGCTGGGTTTTGCTAAATACTTCAAGGACTTGATAACCAAGAAAATAACCACTAAGAATGAAGTGGTGAATGTGACTCACCGGTTTGGCTCCATTATTGCAACAACCACCGTTGAAAAGAAATAAGACCCGGGAGCATTCACCATTCCATGCACTATTGGCTTGCGAGATTTTGCAAGGGCTCTTTGTGACAATGGGGCTAGCATTAACTTGATGCCACTTACCATTTACAAGCAAGCGGGGTTAAGCATGCAGAGACCTACAagcatgaggttgcaaatggccgatcgttcAATCAAAAGACCAGTGGGAATTATTGATGATGTCCTAGTGAAAGTGGGAAAGTTCCTCCTTCCAGCCGATTTTTTGATCCTTGACTGTGCCGTTGACAAAGAAATCCCTATCATCTTGGGGCGGTCATTCCTTGCTACCGGAAGAGCACTTATGGATTCAGAACGAAATGAAATCAAGTTTCGAGTTAATGATGAAGAGGTCACTTTCCAAGCAAATAAGGGTATGAAGTTGCCAAATGCATATGAAGGCATCTCAGTCATTGATTTTGTTGATGAGGTAGAGGACGCAAGTGAAATGAAGATGGAAGAAGAATGCCTAGATGAGGCTTTGGCGGCGATATTGGTAAATTTCGATGGTGAAAACATGGAGGGGTACATGGAATCGATGAATGCATTAGAAGGACGTGGGTCTTACACTTACGCACCAAAGAAGCTTTCTCTTGACTTAGAGAATAGAGCCACTTCTCCAGCAAAGCCTTCAATTATTGAGCCACCACAACTTGAACTCAAGCCACTTCTACCATacttaaggtataaatttcttggcTCTAATAATACTTTACCGGTAATCATTTCTTCCTTGTTGAATGATGTGCATGTAGATCATTTATTGAATGTCCTAAGGGAACATCAACAAGCCATTGGGTGGACAATAGCGGACATCCGAGGGATTCCCATCGGAATCTGTGAGAACAAAATACAATTGGAGCAAGGAAGCAAACCTAGTGTGGAACACCAAAGAAGATTAAACCCGTCTATGCAGGAAGTGGTGAAGAAGGAAATCATCAAGTGGTTAGACGTCGAGGTAGTCTACCCCATTGCCGATAGTTCTTGGGTGAGCCCGgtgcaatgtgtgccaaagaaagaaGGCATGACCGttatccaaaatgagaaaaatgagctcATCCCAACAAGGACTGTGACCGGATGGAGAGTTTGCATGGATTACCGAAAGCTCAACAGTGCCACTTGCAAAGACCATTTCCCTATGCCTTTTATTGATTAAATGCTTGATCGGCTAGCGGGAAGGTCAttttattgctttttggatggatacTTCGGCTATAACCAAATCGATATTGCATTAGAAGATCATGAGAAGACAACATTCCCATGCCCATATGGGACTTTTGCTTTTAGccggatgccatttgggctatGCAACGCTCCGGCTACCTTCCAACGGTGCATGATGTCAATTTTCTCGGACATGGTGGAAGATTTCCTAGAAGTGTTTATGGATGACctttattgtatttaaatatatcTCTCGATCATCTTAACTGATATTGATACAGATGCAATGTATGTGGTAGCACGAGGACTTTGTCGTGTGAAGGTGATTGTTATtgcgggcacgaggtgccatacgtGCAAGATTTGGAAATTGTGGATCATGATTTGTGATTTCAAGGATTGGTACCTCGGGGTAAATCTTGTTGCAAGTCCATGTGTTGAGAATGATTTGATTAATTGAGTTGTTATATGTTTTCCT
Encoded proteins:
- the LOC104097822 gene encoding uncharacterized protein is translated as MAEYDEEENPFADIDEYIEDTNAIVPPRVESATFKVEHGLILILKAEASFRNSTDDDPTQHLRNFLGVCVMHKQNNVSNDALILRVFKYLLVGEARKWIQNLPPHSIHSWPELIHAFLAKWFPQSKKSELKDKIFFFKQLPGEHLHEVWDRFKLYLVRSPNHGFPDKILLEKFYMGLDQLNQSIAKNAADGSFMDKTFTRITQILDKMVEHNQAWHSKDTTGGIAYGTPSLTNMIKENQERDQVIADLDTNINVLTKMFTENQTKKVNVVEDVQPLSNEDCEEANYVHNSQGGYRQQNQWRPDPQRQGHQQWHNDQGGSSQGNWSNNNNNYANRSSNPYVPQKGQYFNSSHYKEGSSSESKLESILERILQNQERGDTTMKNMAELVGSHTASIQKLEMQMRDLSRENNPKPKGTLPSDTIANPKGNESGPTSYSMAITTRSGKVLQGENEQIVGVDDLEQEVEAQVEVRIVIEVEKLPKGVKVQEENHKRVKEGERDTKSSSRNS